The sequence ggttagtgattccagcaggatctgcccccgttgattcgtagatcggcttccccattccacggcccaagcgttgaagtcccccgctatcaccaccggcctacgccccatctgtgtgtgtgtgtgtctccCCCCTCCGTCATGCTTGTTTATATACCTAGTAGTACATATACTGTCACATAATCttagaccccccccccctaaaacctgtgacatcatttttgaccgacccctaaacattttttttatctactGTGCTTACAACTCGATTTGTGCACATGCACAATTTCTCGaagattttgttcgaaaaatgtatcGGAGATAACCGCTTCCTTCAGTGAGGTTTGAGCCCACTACCCCAGTATGCTAGACAGATGCTtttcctactaagctacgaaagacCCCAGCAGGTACCAGGTACTTCAATTCTCAACAGTAGGCacatagccgaactctcgcaattcATTATCTGAACTGCTTGTATATATGCAACCGAGTTCTTTATAGCCCAACAATAATCCATGTTCCCAATTGTGCAGAAGTCTGAATGCATAATGGAAAACTATGTATTGTGTACATATATTTGACGAGACATTTAAATAACACACGCATAAAAACAATCACTATCCTACTAACAATAAAAAAGATAgcttatataaatatttttttctcttcaaGCTGTTAGCCATTCACAAATCTGAGTTACGAATAATCCACTTCCTGTAGTGTGACACACGAACGTACACCGACGGCGAACCAATGCAACATAAACCGGGCGTTCCGAACGATACAATGCCGACCTGTACAATCGCACCAACCTTGACAGTTAGTGGACCCCCAGAGTCACCGACGCAGGAGGCGGGACCGCCGGCTCCGGACAAACAAATGTTCCGGTGGTCGACCCAGTTACCCCAGTAACGAAAGCATTCCATGTTGGTTATAGTTGGTTTTCTAAGGAACATCAGCACTTCAGATGTGTCGTTGGATGTTTGCCCGAATCCAGATACGGTTCCGGTGAAATAGGTAAAGGTGCGGATGTCTGCGGCAGTTGGCAGTTTAATTGGAACCACGCGATCGTTGAAAATCATTAAATCGTTCAGACGAATAGTGGCAATGTCGTTATGTGGACTGATATACGTGTATCCGGAATGCATGTTGATGTCATC comes from Armigeres subalbatus isolate Guangzhou_Male chromosome 2, GZ_Asu_2, whole genome shotgun sequence and encodes:
- the LOC134213996 gene encoding brachyurin-like → MKSFSFLITGWAVISAEWIYIDWSKVRPIHAFDRYWVHLPSRLQYLRQSVSASRITNRQEALPGQFPYQAALVVNFTDGIGMCGGSILTQKFILTAAHCVYDALGGTAIMGAHNIRLTEPTQQRISFDADDINMHSGYTYISPHNDIATIRLNDLMIFNDRVVPIKLPTAADIRTFTYFTGTVSGFGQTSNDTSEVLMFLRKPTITNMECFRYWGNWVDHRNICLSGAGGPASCVGDSGGPLTVKVGAIVQVGIVSFGTPGLCCIGSPSVYVRVSHYRKWIIRNSDL